The Chryseobacterium indicum genome includes a window with the following:
- the nadA gene encoding quinolinate synthase NadA: MSTETLEKAKSAIPVRGFLDIKDIAIPQGEELVQAILKLKEEKNAVILAHYYQPGDIQDIADFLGDSLQLARQAKDTDADMIVFCGVHFMAEAAKILNPTKKVVLPDTMAGCSLADGCSGEGLRKMREQHPNALVATYINCNAETKAESDIIVTSSNAETVIEALPKDRPIIFAPDKNLGRYLSQKTGRDMILWDGSCIVHEAFSMERIAKQLAENPDAKLIAHPESEEAVLKLAHFIGSTSALLNYVEKDDCQKFIIATEEGILHEMKKRAPHKELIPALVFDESCNCSECFYMKRNTMEKLYLCMKYELPEIIIDEDLRLRALKPIEAMLDLSKSIK, encoded by the coding sequence ATGAGTACCGAAACATTAGAAAAAGCTAAATCTGCGATTCCTGTAAGAGGATTTCTGGATATAAAAGATATAGCAATTCCTCAAGGAGAAGAGCTTGTACAGGCGATTCTTAAATTGAAAGAAGAAAAAAACGCCGTTATTCTGGCGCATTATTACCAACCCGGAGACATTCAGGATATTGCTGATTTTCTGGGAGATTCTCTGCAACTGGCAAGACAGGCAAAAGATACGGATGCTGATATGATTGTTTTCTGCGGAGTTCATTTCATGGCGGAAGCGGCGAAGATTCTGAATCCGACTAAAAAAGTAGTTCTTCCCGATACAATGGCAGGATGTTCATTGGCAGACGGATGTTCCGGAGAAGGTTTGAGAAAAATGCGCGAACAGCATCCGAATGCTTTGGTGGCAACCTACATCAACTGTAACGCAGAAACGAAAGCGGAAAGTGATATTATTGTTACCAGCTCAAATGCCGAAACAGTAATTGAAGCCTTACCGAAAGACCGACCGATTATTTTTGCACCGGATAAAAATTTAGGAAGATATTTATCTCAGAAAACAGGACGCGATATGATTCTTTGGGACGGAAGCTGCATCGTGCACGAAGCTTTTTCTATGGAAAGAATTGCAAAGCAACTGGCTGAGAATCCTGATGCAAAATTAATTGCACATCCTGAAAGTGAAGAAGCGGTTTTAAAACTGGCTCATTTTATAGGTTCTACTTCTGCCCTTCTGAATTATGTTGAAAAAGATGACTGTCAGAAATTCATCATCGCTACGGAAGAAGGAATTCTCCACGAAATGAAAAAACGTGCTCCTCATAAAGAATTAATTCCTGCTCTGGTTTTTGATGAAAGCTGTAACTGCTCGGAATGTTTCTATATGAAGCGTAATACTATGGAAAAATTGTATTTATGTATGAAATATGAGCTTCCTGAAATTATCATCGATGAAGATTTAAGATTAAGAGCGCTGAAACCTATCGAAGCGATGCTTGATCTTTCAAAAAGTATAAAATAA